Proteins encoded by one window of Nicotiana tabacum cultivar K326 chromosome 10, ASM71507v2, whole genome shotgun sequence:
- the LOC107788083 gene encoding 1-aminocyclopropane-1-carboxylate oxidase 3: MEKFPIINLEKLNGTERAAIMDKIKDACENWGFFELVNHGIPHEVMDRVEKLTKGHYKKCMEQRFKELVASKGLEAVQAEVTDLDWESTFFLRHLPVSNISQVPDLDDEYREVMRDFAKRLEKLAEELLDLLCENLGLEKGYLKKVFFGTKGPNFGTKVSNYPPCPKPDLIKGLRAHTDAGGIILLFQDDKVSGLQLLKDGQWIDVPPMRHSIVVNLGDQLEVITNGKYKSVMHRVIAQTDGTRMSLASFYNPGNDAVIYPAPALVEKEAEESETVYPRFVFDDYMKLYAGLKFQAKEPRFEAMKAMESAVESDPLAIA; encoded by the exons ATGGAGAAATTCCCAATTATCAACTTGGAAAAGCTCAATGGAACTGAGAGAGCTGCCATAATGGACAAGATTAAAGATGCCTGTGAGAACTGGGGCTTCTTTGAG TTGGTGAACCATGGGATTCCACATGAAGTAATGGACAGAGTAGAGAAATTAACAAAGGGACATTACAAGAAGTGCATGGAACAGAGATTTAAAGAATTGGTGGCCAGCAAAGGTCTTGAAGCTGTACAAGCTGAGGTTACTGATCTTGATTGGGAAAGCACTTTCTTCTTGCGCCATCTTCCTGTTTCTAACATTTCTCAAGTACCCGATCTTGATGATGAATACAG GGAAGTCATGAGAGATTTTGCTAAAAGATTGGAGAAGTTGGCAGAGGAGTTACTGGACTTGCTATGTGAAAATCTTGGCCTTGAAAAGGGCTACCTGAAAAAGGTCTTCTTTGGGACAAAAGGTCCCAACTTTGGAACTAAGGTTAGCAACTATCCACCATGCCCAAAACCAGATTTAATAAAAGGACTGCGCGCCCACACAGATGCTGGTGGCATAATTCTTCTCTTCCAAGATGACAAAGTAAGCGGTCTTCAACTCCTCAAAGATGGCCAATGGATCGATGTTCCTCCTATGCGCCACtctatcgtggttaaccttggcgACCAACTTGAG gTGATCACCAATGGGAAATACAAAAGCGTGATGCACAGAGTGATTGCACAAACAGACGGGACTCGGATGTCACTAGCCTCGTTTTACAATCCAGGAAATGATGCAGTGATCTATCCAGCACCAGCTCTAGTTGAGAAAGAGGCAGAGGAAAGCGAAACAGTTTATCCGAGGTTCGTGTTTGATGATTATATGAAGTTATATGCTGGACTCAAGTTTCAAGCCAAAGAGCCAAGATTTGAAGCTATGAAGGCCATGGAATCTGCTGTGGAAAGTGATCCACTTGCAATTGCTTAA